The segment GTTCGACACCCTCAAGCTGACCTGTAAGCTCGTCCTGAAGACCCTCGGCTAGCCGCATGCGGCGCCTCGCCGTCTTGCTCGCGACGGGCTTCGGCGTCGGCTACATCCCGCTCGCTCCCGCCTCGTGGGCGTCGCTCGGCACCGCGCTCTGCCTCCTCCCGTTCCTGCCCCGCTTCGACCCCTGGATCCTCGGGGCCGTCATCCTCGCGGTGACCGCGCTCGGCGTTTGGGCGGCCGGCGAGGCGGAGCGCCCGCTCGGCCGCGATGCCGGCCCGATCGTGATCGACGAAATCGCGGGGATGCTTCTCGCCGTGTGGGCGGTCCCGCTCGGGAGCAGGCCGCTC is part of the Candidatus Eisenbacteria bacterium genome and harbors:
- a CDS encoding phosphatidylglycerophosphatase A, translated to MRRLAVLLATGFGVGYIPLAPASWASLGTALCLLPFLPRFDPWILGAVILAVTALGVWAAGEAERPLGRDAGPIVIDEIAGMLLAVWAVPLGSRPLVMLALAFVLFRCLDVWKPFPIRQSQHLPGGWGVMVDDILAAAVTNLLLRAAALVVR